One Polaribacter sp. KT25b DNA segment encodes these proteins:
- a CDS encoding sulfatase, which yields MKLSNSIKFFTCVSALFLMSCNSSKEKVASKEKVVKNQTIEKPNILVILCDDLGYSDVGFNGAKDIITPALDQLADNGTIFTSAYVTHPFCGPSRASLMTGLYPHKIGAQFNLPPNSGETIKKGISVDEPFISKVLNETGYRTGIIGKWHLGSNPEFHPNVRGFDDFFGFLGGGHNYFPEQYNAAYKKQKESGKKLIWDYLHPIEHNGKNVDETEYLTDAFSREAVRFIDDASKTKDPFFLYLAYNAPHTPLEAKPEDEALFTHIKDKKRRTYAAMVYAVDRGVKKIVASLKESGQFDNTLIVFMSDNGGKTTSGATNYPLKEGKGSVYEGGFRVPMFFHWPNVVPAGKKYDFNVSAIDVYPTFARLSGAKIPEGKRLDGKNMWDNFMLNRDSHKDESIYVLRHRNGFSDVGIRNNEWKAVKAYRQKWKLFNVNDDISEKFDLSDKYPAILKNLVTQAEIWSKSHIQPLWWHDEKTGIQWKADKMPRFDKTFKLN from the coding sequence ATGAAATTATCAAATAGTATAAAGTTTTTTACTTGTGTATCTGCATTGTTTTTAATGAGTTGTAATTCTTCAAAAGAAAAAGTAGCAAGTAAAGAAAAGGTTGTAAAAAACCAAACGATAGAGAAACCAAATATTTTGGTAATTCTTTGTGATGATTTAGGATATTCGGATGTTGGTTTTAATGGCGCTAAAGATATAATTACACCAGCTTTAGATCAATTGGCAGATAATGGTACAATTTTTACATCTGCTTATGTTACTCATCCTTTTTGTGGGCCAAGTAGGGCATCATTAATGACAGGTTTGTATCCTCATAAAATTGGAGCTCAATTTAATTTACCGCCAAATAGCGGAGAAACTATTAAAAAAGGAATCTCTGTAGATGAACCTTTTATAAGTAAAGTTTTAAATGAAACAGGTTATCGCACTGGTATTATTGGTAAGTGGCATTTAGGTTCTAACCCAGAATTTCATCCTAATGTTAGAGGTTTTGATGATTTCTTCGGATTTTTAGGAGGTGGTCATAATTATTTTCCAGAACAATATAATGCTGCTTATAAAAAGCAAAAAGAAAGTGGTAAGAAATTGATTTGGGATTATTTACATCCAATAGAACATAATGGAAAAAATGTTGATGAAACAGAATATTTAACTGATGCTTTTTCAAGAGAAGCTGTTCGTTTTATAGATGATGCGTCTAAAACTAAAGATCCATTTTTCTTGTATCTTGCCTATAATGCACCACATACTCCTTTAGAAGCAAAACCAGAAGATGAAGCATTATTTACTCATATAAAAGATAAAAAAAGAAGAACATATGCGGCAATGGTTTATGCTGTAGACAGAGGTGTTAAAAAAATTGTGGCTTCTTTAAAAGAATCTGGTCAGTTTGATAATACTTTAATTGTTTTTATGAGTGATAATGGAGGGAAAACAACTTCTGGAGCAACAAATTATCCTTTAAAAGAAGGTAAAGGAAGTGTGTATGAAGGTGGTTTTAGAGTACCAATGTTTTTTCACTGGCCCAATGTTGTACCTGCAGGAAAAAAATATGATTTTAATGTTTCTGCAATAGATGTTTATCCAACTTTTGCAAGATTGTCAGGAGCAAAAATTCCTGAAGGAAAGAGATTAGACGGTAAAAATATGTGGGATAATTTTATGCTAAATAGAGATTCTCATAAAGATGAAAGTATTTATGTTTTGCGTCACAGAAATGGTTTTAGTGATGTTGGTATTAGAAATAACGAATGGAAAGCAGTAAAAGCATATAGACAAAAATGGAAACTTTTTAATGTAAATGATGATATTTCTGAAAAGTTTGATTTAAGTGATAAATATCCTGCAATTTTAAAAAATTTAGTAACTCAAGCAGAGATTTGGAGTAAATCTCACATTCAGCCATTATGGTGGCATGATGAAAAAACGGGTATTCAATGGAAAGCAGATAAAATGCCAAGATTTGATAAAACATTTAAACTAAACTAG
- a CDS encoding family 16 glycosylhydrolase, with protein MKIFKIIFIFLICFSCGNNTTIDEEIIDEIIIVDDTNDDQEEEDVVVAPNSDFPLSDQKNEGNWILNTDISDEFDANILDEEKWQIQGKDNVYKSNFIGRAPSQFSMDNAIVEDEKLKIVTKWEPDFDFSSNSQTVNGVVYKYENITTAAVISKKQFMYGYMEIKCKSANAQVTSSFWTTGKNTSELDMFEMFGGHKTSDSWKKRLKLNIISWDPNNYYYQPNNKGPVYTSNIQVAENTADDFHVYGFDWTSEYIKIYVDGVLQANETILKSELTNKGANPEKWVTNVPYWIWFDSETFPWLGIPNQSELQVPAEYQIEYIRVWQKS; from the coding sequence ATGAAAATATTTAAAATCATATTTATTTTTTTGATTTGTTTTTCTTGCGGAAATAATACAACTATTGATGAAGAAATTATCGATGAAATTATAATTGTTGATGATACAAATGATGATCAGGAAGAAGAAGATGTTGTGGTTGCACCAAATTCAGATTTTCCTTTATCGGATCAAAAAAATGAAGGTAATTGGATTTTAAATACAGACATAAGTGATGAATTTGATGCAAATATATTAGACGAAGAAAAATGGCAGATTCAAGGAAAAGATAATGTTTATAAATCTAATTTTATAGGTAGAGCTCCATCACAATTTTCTATGGATAACGCTATCGTTGAAGATGAAAAATTGAAGATTGTAACAAAATGGGAACCAGATTTTGACTTTAGCTCTAATTCTCAAACTGTAAATGGTGTAGTTTACAAATACGAAAATATTACTACTGCAGCTGTAATCAGTAAAAAACAGTTTATGTATGGTTATATGGAAATTAAGTGTAAATCTGCAAATGCACAAGTAACAAGTTCTTTTTGGACAACGGGAAAGAATACATCAGAATTAGATATGTTTGAAATGTTTGGCGGGCATAAAACTAGCGATTCTTGGAAAAAAAGATTAAAATTAAATATTATAAGTTGGGATCCAAATAACTATTATTATCAGCCAAATAATAAAGGACCAGTTTATACAAGTAATATTCAAGTAGCCGAGAATACTGCAGATGATTTTCATGTTTATGGTTTTGATTGGACATCAGAATATATCAAAATTTATGTTGATGGTGTTTTGCAAGCCAATGAAACTATTTTAAAATCAGAATTAACAAATAAAGGTGCAAATCCAGAAAAATGGGTTACAAATGTTCCTTATTGGATTTGGTTTGATTCAGAAACTTTTCCATGGCTAGGTATTCCTAATCAATCAGAATTACAAGTTCCTGCAGAATATCAAATAGAATATATAAGAGTTTGGCAAAAAAGTTGA
- a CDS encoding family 16 glycosylhydrolase: MRFKNIRIIILLNVFLLILSCGHQKNVTNSNKKETTVYPFSDPENSGNWVLNADVSDEFEDDKIDEDKWYIVGKFKDGKPFYKHPDKPNKKVWKGRAPSQFSGRNYRLENGKLILETRWEPDFPFSDDVQKPWGKKEGQVEKFENLTTACFVGRKFFKYGYMEIKSKAADAEITSAFWAIGNGVELDVFEQFGDHRQPNKEANGKDRELWWSIHDWARKNKVVYTEHLDYGFRVADNFHVYGIEWNEKGLKLYVDGKYKTGATKEQVEAYALKKHNLPDGWIMTKPLSIWLDQETFPWHGVPDSKKDLELNSPEGKKDDGVVDFEIEYVRVWQKK; the protein is encoded by the coding sequence ATGAGATTTAAAAACATAAGAATTATAATTTTACTGAATGTATTTCTTTTAATACTATCATGTGGTCATCAAAAAAATGTAACAAATAGTAATAAAAAGGAAACGACTGTATATCCTTTTTCTGATCCAGAAAACTCAGGCAATTGGGTTTTAAATGCTGATGTATCCGATGAATTTGAAGATGATAAAATAGATGAAGACAAATGGTATATTGTAGGGAAGTTTAAAGACGGAAAACCTTTTTATAAGCACCCAGACAAACCAAATAAGAAAGTTTGGAAAGGACGCGCACCTTCTCAATTTTCTGGAAGAAATTACCGTTTAGAAAATGGAAAATTAATTTTAGAAACACGTTGGGAACCAGATTTTCCCTTTTCGGATGATGTTCAAAAACCTTGGGGTAAAAAAGAAGGACAAGTAGAAAAATTCGAAAACTTAACAACCGCATGTTTCGTTGGACGTAAATTTTTTAAGTACGGTTATATGGAAATTAAAAGTAAAGCTGCAGATGCAGAAATTACTAGTGCTTTTTGGGCTATTGGAAATGGTGTAGAACTAGATGTTTTTGAACAATTTGGAGATCATAGACAACCTAATAAAGAGGCAAACGGAAAAGATAGAGAACTTTGGTGGTCTATACATGATTGGGCTAGAAAAAATAAAGTGGTATACACAGAACATTTAGATTATGGTTTTAGAGTAGCAGATAACTTTCATGTGTATGGTATTGAATGGAATGAAAAAGGACTTAAATTATATGTAGATGGAAAATATAAAACCGGAGCAACTAAAGAACAGGTAGAAGCCTATGCTTTAAAAAAACACAATTTACCAGATGGTTGGATAATGACCAAGCCATTATCTATTTGGCTAGATCAAGAAACTTTTCCTTGGCATGGAGTTCCAGATAGTAAAAAAGATTTAGAATTAAACAGTCCGGAGGGTAAAAAAGATGATGGAGTTGTAGATTTCGAAATTGAATATGTTAGAGTTTGGCAGAAAAAATAA
- a CDS encoding 30S ribosomal protein S16 produces MPVKIRLQRHGKKGKPFYWIVAADSRAKRDGKYLEKIGTYNPNINPAVIDLDVDKAVTWLQNGAQPTDTAKAILSYKGALLKNHLAGGVRKGALTEEQAEAKFAAWLEEKSGKVAAKEEGLTKSQADAKAKALAAEKAVNEARIEAAKPVVEEVAEEVVAEEAAPETIDDAAAKAAE; encoded by the coding sequence ATGCCAGTAAAAATTAGATTACAAAGACACGGTAAAAAAGGAAAACCATTCTATTGGATAGTTGCCGCAGATTCACGTGCAAAAAGAGACGGTAAATACTTAGAAAAAATAGGTACTTATAATCCAAATATCAACCCTGCAGTAATTGACTTAGATGTTGATAAAGCTGTAACTTGGTTACAAAATGGTGCACAACCAACAGATACTGCTAAAGCAATTTTATCTTATAAAGGTGCTTTATTAAAGAATCATTTAGCTGGTGGTGTAAGAAAAGGAGCCTTAACAGAAGAGCAAGCAGAAGCTAAATTTGCTGCTTGGTTAGAAGAAAAAAGTGGTAAAGTTGCTGCTAAAGAAGAAGGTTTAACAAAATCTCAAGCAGATGCAAAAGCGAAAGCATTAGCAGCTGAAAAAGCAGTAAACGAAGCAAGAATTGAAGCAGCTAAGCCAGTTGTTGAAGAGGTTGCAGAAGAAGTAGTTGCAGAAGAAGCAGCGCCTGAAACAATTGATGACGCAGCAGCAAAAGCAGCAGAATAA
- a CDS encoding PA2169 family four-helix-bundle protein has protein sequence MKYTEKISNKLNELLEKNYDAEKGYLNSAENVDSPKLKIFFKNRASERSLFAKELRTEILSYGQIPENDGSVKGSMHRNWMSLKALFSANNEEAILEEAMRGEKASYQEYENILQEDAFAPSTRKMLEHQKQKIQAAINIIMVEEELA, from the coding sequence ATGAAGTACACAGAAAAAATTTCGAACAAATTAAATGAACTATTAGAAAAAAATTATGATGCAGAAAAAGGGTACTTAAATTCTGCTGAAAATGTAGATAGTCCAAAATTAAAAATTTTCTTTAAAAATAGAGCTTCAGAAAGAAGCTTATTTGCAAAAGAATTGAGAACAGAAATATTATCTTATGGGCAAATCCCAGAAAATGATGGATCTGTAAAAGGATCTATGCATAGAAATTGGATGTCTTTAAAAGCTCTATTTAGCGCTAATAATGAAGAAGCAATTTTAGAAGAAGCTATGAGAGGAGAAAAAGCCAGTTATCAAGAATATGAAAACATTTTACAAGAAGATGCTTTTGCTCCATCAACAAGAAAAATGTTAGAACATCAAAAACAAAAAATACAAGCTGCAATTAATATTATAATGGTAGAAGAAGAGTTAGCATAA
- a CDS encoding AraC family transcriptional regulator: MKLVLKNSDSVVVKKLDIYTRDVPCLDAVWHYHPEFELLYISKSNGIRFVGDSVAPFFPGDLVLVGSYIPHLWRNDPSYYEKSSKKEVKTIVTKFTKDFLGDGFFNKTEFYEISKLLDACKFGLSFGKEISKTLHKDIIDLPKISSTEQHIKLLSILHKLSLVEEKDRVILSSSDMRQTTTESSERIDTVLKYISDNYSKSIALDDISNVACMTTNSFCRFFKKMTNKSFTQFLNEIRIRNASRILVQENIPVSEVCYIVGFNSITNFNKQFKQIMGATPKKFREAI, translated from the coding sequence ATGAAGTTAGTATTAAAAAATTCAGATTCGGTTGTTGTAAAAAAACTTGATATTTATACAAGAGATGTTCCTTGTTTAGACGCAGTATGGCATTATCATCCAGAATTTGAACTACTTTACATTTCTAAAAGTAATGGTATTCGTTTTGTAGGAGATAGTGTTGCCCCTTTTTTTCCTGGAGATTTAGTTTTAGTAGGCTCTTATATACCGCACTTATGGAGAAATGATCCATCTTATTACGAAAAAAGTAGTAAAAAGGAAGTAAAAACTATTGTAACAAAATTTACCAAAGATTTTTTAGGAGATGGTTTTTTTAATAAAACAGAGTTTTATGAAATTAGCAAATTACTAGATGCATGTAAATTTGGGCTTTCTTTTGGTAAAGAAATTAGTAAAACATTACATAAAGATATTATAGATTTACCAAAAATATCTAGTACAGAACAGCACATTAAGTTGTTAAGTATTTTGCATAAATTATCTTTAGTAGAAGAAAAAGATAGAGTAATTTTATCTTCTTCTGATATGAGACAAACAACTACAGAAAGTTCAGAACGAATAGATACTGTGTTAAAATATATTTCTGATAATTATTCTAAAAGTATAGCTTTAGACGATATTTCTAATGTTGCTTGTATGACTACAAACTCTTTTTGTAGATTCTTTAAAAAGATGACTAATAAATCTTTCACACAATTTTTAAACGAAATTAGAATAAGAAATGCTTCAAGAATTTTAGTTCAAGAAAACATTCCTGTTTCAGAAGTATGTTACATTGTTGGTTTTAATTCTATCACCAATTTTAATAAGCAATTTAAACAAATAATGGGTGCTACACCCAAAAAATTTAGAGAAGCAATTTAA
- the rimM gene encoding ribosome maturation factor RimM (Essential for efficient processing of 16S rRNA), whose product MRKEDCFYLGKIVTKYSFKGEVVIKLDTDEPELYTEMESVYVEFGANLVPFFIDKSSLHKGNQLRVQFEDVYSEEEADSILKCGVYLPLDLLPKLTGDKFYFHEVIGFTVVDSNFGEVGTLVHINDKAAQPLFEIDSDGKEVFIPMIDDFIKKVDRENKTILVTAPDGLIELYL is encoded by the coding sequence ATGCGTAAAGAAGATTGTTTTTATTTAGGCAAAATCGTTACAAAATATAGTTTTAAAGGTGAAGTTGTTATCAAATTAGATACAGACGAACCTGAGTTGTATACAGAAATGGAATCAGTTTACGTCGAATTTGGCGCAAACTTGGTTCCATTTTTTATTGATAAAAGTTCTCTTCATAAAGGAAATCAATTACGTGTTCAGTTTGAAGATGTATATTCTGAAGAAGAAGCAGATTCTATATTAAAATGTGGCGTTTATTTACCTTTAGATTTATTACCAAAACTTACTGGAGATAAATTTTATTTTCATGAAGTAATAGGTTTTACTGTTGTAGATTCCAATTTTGGAGAAGTTGGTACTTTAGTTCATATTAATGACAAGGCTGCACAACCACTTTTTGAAATTGATAGTGATGGTAAAGAAGTTTTTATCCCTATGATTGATGATTTTATCAAAAAAGTAGATAGAGAAAACAAAACAATACTCGTTACTGCTCCTGATGGATTAATAGAACTTTATTTGTAA
- the dnaE gene encoding DNA polymerase III subunit alpha — MYLIFDTETTGLPKSWNAPITDTDNWPRCIQIAWQLHDEMGNMLEHNDFLIQPDNFNIPYDAERIHGISTELAAEQGIELDKGLQLFNEALKKTKFIVGQNVEFDINIMGCEFHRLGVENNLTSLPLLDTCTEKTAIMCQIPGGRGGKFKLPTLTELHSHLFGVGFGEAHNATADVEATTRCFLELIRLREFTQEQLDVDDDYFKNFSEANPKPIQVIGLKHINLKQESDKIRKRLEKLKGTVETKSTSEGLAELKDVQFSHLHNHTQYSVLQSTMQIANIVSAAAKDNMPAVAMTDTANMMGAFHFVNAVLSHNKTAETPMKPIIGCEFNICEDHKNKSQKDNGYQVVLLAKNKNGYHNLAKMSSAAFVDGFYYVPRIDKALVEKYKEDIIVLTGNLYGEVPSKILNLGEKQAEEALIWWKEQFKDDFYIELMRHDQQDENIVNETLLKFSKKHDVKIIATNNTFYLEKEDANAHDILLCVKDGEKQSTPIGKGRGYRYGLPNQEYYFKSTDEMKTLFADLPEAISNIQEIVDKIEIFTLARDVLLPAFNIGDEFKDPEDEKDNGKRGENNFLKHLTFEGAKKRYGEITESIKERLDFELEVIEKTGYPGYFLIVEDFIRAARRMDVAVGPGRGSAAGSVVAYCLWITNIDPIKYDLLFERFLNPERVSMPDIDIDFDDEGRGRVMDYVIDKYGANQVAQIITYGTMAAKSSIRDTARVLDLPLFEADRIAKLIPGIKLKNIFGDDAKSKGKVDGLRAEEKVLVEELKNMSFGTDLVSETINKATILEGSVRNTGIHACGVIITPGDITNYVPVSLAKDSDMYVTQFDNSVVETAGLLKMDFLGLKTLTLIKDTVKIVKAKHDVDLDPENFPLDDIKTYELFQRGETVGVFQYESPGMQKHMRSLKPTVFADLIAMNALYRPGPMEYIPSFINRKHGTEDIEYDLPAMEEYLAETYGITVYQEQVMLLSQKLADFTKGEADVLRKAMGKKQIAVLDKMKPKFVEQASANGHDEEKLEKIWKDWEAFASYAFNKSHSTCYAWIAYQTAYLKAHYPAEYMASVLSNNMNDIKSVSFFMEECKRMGLKVLGPDLNESYLKFSVNKEGAVRFGMAAVKGVGAGAVRAIIEERKNNGNYTSIFDLAKRVDLRAANKKSFDSLIKAGAFDSFTDTHRAQYFATDEKGLTFLERAMKFGSKFQENENSAQVSMFGEASTVQFPEPEIPECETWGTMELLSQEKEVIGIYISAHPLDDFKNEMIFCNATLKDFKGDLQKLVGNNLSFAGIVTDVQHRVSKAGKGWALFTIEDYGDSYEFRVFGEEYLRFKHFFVPNSFLFVRTTVQAGWTNKDGVTGEPRLKFIDFKLLHDIMDELCKKVTIKISLQEITTDAISNLENILKKSPGKQNLHFTIWDAKEKIEISLPSRNTKVNVSNELLATLDKDQIAYKLN, encoded by the coding sequence ATGTACTTAATTTTTGATACAGAAACTACCGGTTTACCTAAAAGTTGGAATGCACCAATTACAGATACAGACAACTGGCCTAGATGTATACAGATTGCATGGCAATTGCATGATGAAATGGGAAATATGTTAGAACACAACGATTTTCTAATACAACCGGACAATTTTAATATTCCTTACGATGCTGAAAGAATTCACGGAATTTCTACAGAATTAGCAGCAGAACAAGGAATTGAGTTAGATAAAGGTTTACAACTTTTTAACGAAGCTTTAAAAAAAACTAAGTTTATTGTTGGGCAAAATGTTGAGTTTGATATTAATATTATGGGGTGCGAATTCCATAGATTAGGTGTAGAAAATAATCTAACTTCTCTCCCTCTTTTAGATACGTGTACTGAAAAAACGGCTATCATGTGTCAGATTCCTGGTGGACGTGGTGGTAAATTTAAACTACCAACATTAACAGAATTACACAGTCATTTATTTGGTGTTGGTTTTGGTGAAGCCCACAACGCAACCGCCGATGTTGAGGCTACAACTCGTTGTTTTTTAGAGTTAATTCGTTTAAGAGAATTTACGCAAGAACAATTAGATGTTGATGATGATTATTTCAAGAATTTCTCTGAAGCAAACCCAAAACCAATACAAGTAATTGGTTTAAAGCACATTAACCTAAAACAAGAAAGCGATAAAATTCGAAAGCGTTTAGAAAAATTAAAAGGTACTGTAGAAACCAAATCAACATCAGAAGGTTTAGCAGAATTAAAAGACGTACAATTTTCGCATTTACACAATCATACACAATATTCTGTTTTACAATCTACAATGCAAATTGCAAACATTGTAAGTGCTGCTGCAAAGGATAATATGCCAGCAGTTGCTATGACAGATACTGCAAACATGATGGGCGCTTTTCATTTTGTAAATGCTGTTTTAAGTCATAATAAAACTGCAGAAACTCCTATGAAACCAATTATTGGTTGTGAGTTTAACATCTGTGAAGATCATAAAAATAAATCGCAAAAGGATAATGGGTATCAAGTTGTTTTGTTGGCAAAAAATAAAAATGGATATCACAATTTAGCAAAAATGTCTTCTGCGGCTTTTGTAGATGGATTTTATTATGTACCCAGAATTGATAAAGCATTAGTAGAAAAATACAAAGAAGATATTATTGTTTTAACAGGGAATTTGTACGGAGAAGTTCCTAGTAAAATTTTAAATTTAGGAGAAAAACAAGCGGAAGAAGCCTTAATTTGGTGGAAAGAACAATTTAAAGACGACTTCTATATTGAGTTGATGCGTCACGACCAACAAGACGAAAATATTGTTAATGAAACTTTATTAAAGTTTTCTAAAAAGCATGATGTAAAAATTATTGCCACTAACAATACGTTTTATTTAGAAAAAGAAGACGCTAACGCACATGATATTTTATTATGTGTAAAAGACGGAGAAAAACAATCTACTCCTATAGGTAAAGGACGTGGTTACAGATATGGTTTGCCCAACCAAGAGTATTATTTTAAGTCTACAGACGAAATGAAAACACTCTTTGCAGACTTACCAGAAGCCATTAGTAATATACAAGAAATTGTAGATAAAATAGAAATTTTTACACTTGCAAGAGACGTTTTATTACCTGCTTTTAATATTGGTGACGAATTTAAAGATCCGGAAGATGAAAAAGATAATGGAAAACGTGGAGAGAATAACTTTCTAAAACACTTAACTTTTGAAGGTGCTAAAAAACGTTACGGAGAAATTACAGAATCCATAAAAGAACGATTAGATTTTGAATTAGAAGTTATTGAAAAAACTGGATATCCTGGTTACTTCTTAATTGTAGAAGATTTTATTAGGGCTGCAAGAAGAATGGATGTTGCTGTGGGTCCTGGTCGTGGTTCTGCAGCAGGTTCTGTAGTTGCTTATTGTCTTTGGATTACAAATATAGATCCTATTAAATACGATTTACTTTTTGAGCGTTTCTTAAATCCAGAACGTGTATCAATGCCCGATATTGATATTGATTTTGATGATGAAGGACGTGGACGTGTAATGGATTATGTAATTGATAAATATGGTGCAAACCAAGTAGCACAAATTATTACTTACGGAACAATGGCGGCAAAATCTTCTATTAGAGATACTGCCAGAGTTTTAGATTTACCACTTTTTGAAGCCGATAGAATTGCCAAATTAATTCCGGGAATTAAACTAAAAAATATTTTTGGAGATGATGCAAAAAGTAAAGGTAAAGTTGATGGCTTACGTGCAGAAGAAAAAGTACTTGTAGAAGAATTAAAAAACATGTCTTTCGGTACAGATTTAGTTTCCGAAACCATTAATAAAGCTACAATATTAGAAGGTTCTGTTAGAAATACCGGAATTCATGCTTGTGGAGTAATTATTACGCCTGGTGATATTACAAATTATGTTCCGGTTTCTTTAGCAAAAGATTCCGACATGTATGTTACCCAATTTGATAACTCTGTGGTAGAAACTGCTGGTTTATTAAAAATGGATTTCTTGGGATTAAAAACGTTGACTTTAATTAAAGACACCGTTAAAATTGTAAAAGCAAAACATGATGTAGATTTAGATCCAGAGAATTTTCCTTTGGATGATATAAAAACTTATGAATTATTCCAGAGAGGGGAAACCGTTGGTGTTTTTCAATATGAATCTCCAGGAATGCAAAAACACATGCGTTCTTTAAAACCAACCGTTTTTGCCGATTTAATTGCAATGAATGCATTGTATCGTCCTGGACCTATGGAATATATTCCGAGTTTTATCAACAGAAAACACGGAACAGAAGATATTGAGTACGATTTACCTGCCATGGAAGAGTATTTGGCAGAAACATACGGAATTACAGTTTACCAAGAGCAAGTAATGCTTTTATCGCAAAAATTGGCAGATTTCACAAAAGGTGAAGCCGATGTTTTACGTAAAGCAATGGGTAAAAAACAAATTGCGGTTCTAGATAAAATGAAACCAAAATTTGTAGAACAAGCTTCTGCAAATGGTCATGATGAAGAAAAATTAGAAAAAATCTGGAAAGATTGGGAAGCCTTTGCAAGTTATGCCTTTAACAAATCTCATTCTACTTGTTATGCTTGGATTGCGTATCAAACTGCATATTTAAAAGCTCATTATCCAGCAGAATATATGGCTTCTGTGTTATCTAATAACATGAACGACATTAAATCTGTTTCATTTTTTATGGAAGAATGTAAACGAATGGGACTAAAAGTTTTAGGACCAGATTTAAATGAATCTTATTTAAAATTTTCTGTAAATAAAGAAGGTGCTGTTCGTTTTGGAATGGCTGCCGTAAAAGGTGTTGGAGCTGGAGCCGTTAGAGCTATTATTGAAGAAAGAAAAAATAATGGTAATTATACATCAATTTTTGATTTAGCAAAACGGGTTGATTTACGTGCTGCTAATAAAAAATCTTTTGATAGTTTGATAAAAGCAGGTGCTTTCGATTCTTTTACTGATACACATAGAGCGCAATATTTTGCTACAGATGAAAAGGGTTTAACCTTTTTAGAACGCGCCATGAAATTTGGAAGTAAGTTTCAAGAAAATGAAAACTCTGCTCAAGTTTCTATGTTTGGAGAAGCTTCTACGGTACAGTTTCCAGAACCTGAGATTCCAGAATGTGAAACTTGGGGAACTATGGAACTTTTATCACAAGAGAAAGAAGTTATCGGAATTTATATTTCTGCACATCCTTTAGACGATTTTAAAAATGAAATGATTTTTTGCAACGCAACACTAAAAGACTTTAAAGGAGATTTACAAAAACTTGTAGGTAATAATTTGTCTTTTGCAGGTATTGTTACTGATGTACAACATAGAGTTTCTAAAGCAGGAAAAGGCTGGGCTTTATTTACCATAGAAGATTATGGAGATAGTTATGAGTTTCGTGTTTTTGGTGAAGAATATTTAAGGTTTAAACACTTTTTTGTTCCTAATTCATTTTTATTTGTGAGAACAACCGTTCAAGCTGGTTGGACAAATAAAGATGGAGTTACCGGTGAACCAAGGTTAAAATTTATAGATTTTAAATTGCTGCACGATATTATGGATGAACTCTGTAAAAAAGTAACAATTAAAATTTCGTTACAAGAAATTACTACTGATGCAATTTCTAATTTAGAAAACATTCTAAAAAAGAGTCCGGGTAAACAAAATCTACACTTTACTATCTGGGATGCGAAAGAAAAAATTGAAATAAGTTTACCTAGTAGAAATACAAAGGTGAATGTTTCTAATGAATTATTAGCAACTTTAGACAAAGATCAAATAGCCTATAAATTAAATTAA